A window of Neisseria canis contains these coding sequences:
- a CDS encoding LysR family transcriptional regulator — MEHIKKLPLKALKFFYFAGRYGSLSEAAERLHVTHGAVSKQMKILEAHLGTALFVKQGRSLALSEAGKQLYDSCGYAFEALENTVQKISGARKRDLTVSCEPTLAMKWLIPRIDRFQTGMGVNVVILAAGGEIDFDKHPADIAIRRNDFRWSAGLYAEKLIDEYIGPVHSPGVKSRNRLHTRTRMQAWANWEAAAGQSFDAENDVFFEHFYLSIQAAIAGMGVAVASELMVEAEIGQGILQAPYGFVPDGSAYYALSPTDFSADARVERLVAWLKEEMR, encoded by the coding sequence TTGGAACATATTAAAAAGCTGCCCTTAAAGGCTTTGAAGTTTTTCTATTTTGCCGGCCGCTACGGCAGCTTGAGCGAGGCGGCGGAAAGGCTGCATGTAACGCATGGCGCGGTGAGCAAGCAGATGAAAATTTTGGAAGCGCATTTGGGCACCGCATTGTTTGTGAAACAGGGGCGCAGCCTTGCTTTGTCTGAAGCGGGCAAGCAATTGTATGACTCATGCGGTTATGCTTTTGAAGCGCTGGAAAACACGGTGCAGAAAATCAGCGGCGCGCGCAAACGGGATTTAACCGTGTCGTGCGAGCCGACTTTGGCAATGAAATGGCTGATTCCGCGCATCGACCGGTTTCAGACAGGCATGGGTGTGAACGTGGTGATTTTGGCGGCCGGCGGCGAAATAGATTTCGACAAACATCCGGCCGACATTGCCATCCGCCGCAACGATTTCCGTTGGTCTGCCGGTTTGTATGCGGAAAAACTGATTGATGAATACATCGGCCCGGTGCATAGTCCGGGCGTGAAAAGCCGCAACAGACTGCACACCCGAACCCGTATGCAGGCATGGGCAAACTGGGAGGCAGCCGCGGGGCAAAGCTTTGATGCGGAGAATGATGTTTTTTTCGAGCATTTTTATTTGTCGATACAGGCGGCGATTGCCGGCATGGGCGTGGCGGTTGCGTCTGAGTTGATGGTTGAAGCGGAAATCGGGCAAGGTATTTTGCAGGCGCCTTATGGTTTTGTGCCCGATGGATCGGCTTATTATGCGCTTTCGCCTACTGATTTTTCGGCCGATGCCAGAGTGGAACGCCTGGTTGCATGGCTGAAAGAGGAAATGCGGTAA
- a CDS encoding VOC family protein yields the protein MNENPSILSHVSLGTNRFDEAVAFYDRVLATLNICRVFDLSEYQAMAYGRAYPEFWITRPCDGQKAETANGVHIAFFAATAEEVDDFYQAALAAGATDDGAPGPRPHYGKEYYGCFVRDLDGHKIEAMAWLEDK from the coding sequence ATGAACGAAAACCCAAGCATCCTCTCCCACGTTTCTCTCGGCACCAACCGCTTCGACGAAGCAGTCGCCTTTTACGACCGAGTGCTCGCCACGCTGAACATCTGCCGCGTATTCGATTTGAGCGAGTACCAAGCCATGGCCTATGGCCGCGCTTATCCCGAATTCTGGATAACGCGGCCTTGCGACGGTCAAAAAGCGGAAACCGCCAACGGCGTACACATCGCCTTTTTCGCCGCCACCGCCGAAGAAGTAGACGATTTCTACCAAGCCGCCCTGGCCGCCGGCGCCACCGACGACGGCGCACCCGGCCCTCGCCCGCACTACGGCAAAGAATATTACGGCTGCTTCGTGCGCGATTTGGACGGCCACAAAATCGAAGCCATGGCATGGCTGGAAGATAAATAA
- a CDS encoding AraC family transcriptional regulator encodes MSHREYNETRFAKALDYLHRHFRQNINLNRVAEEASLSPYHWHRIYRAVMGETVHETVKRLRLHYAAELLVSTQKPVAEIARECGYSGNTQSFERIFRQAYGLAPGAYRMQPHAPYHHQSSSTCPPANRPPIEITTIEPLPIALVPHNGSYMRIGRSFELIEGLLTLRGLLPAPDARFFGIYFNDPACTPEQELRAQAAIFLNTAQHSFDPPIQSGTIAGGRYAVYPYQGPYSNLEQAYTWFYSELLNTPYQVRDAPCFEEYLNDWQKVAPHELRTNIYLPLAD; translated from the coding sequence ATGAGCCACCGCGAATACAATGAAACGCGCTTCGCCAAAGCGCTTGATTATCTGCACCGGCATTTCCGGCAAAATATCAACCTAAACCGCGTTGCCGAAGAAGCCAGCCTCTCGCCCTACCACTGGCACCGGATTTACCGCGCCGTGATGGGCGAAACCGTGCACGAAACCGTCAAACGCCTGCGCCTACACTATGCTGCAGAGCTTTTAGTGAGCACGCAAAAGCCGGTAGCCGAAATCGCTCGCGAATGCGGATACAGCGGCAACACCCAATCATTCGAACGCATTTTCCGCCAAGCCTACGGCCTTGCGCCCGGCGCTTACCGCATGCAACCGCACGCACCTTATCACCATCAGTCCTCATCAACATGTCCGCCCGCAAACCGGCCGCCCATAGAAATCACCACCATCGAACCCTTACCGATTGCCTTAGTACCGCACAACGGCAGCTATATGCGCATCGGCCGATCTTTTGAACTCATCGAAGGCCTGCTGACCCTGCGCGGCCTACTGCCTGCACCGGACGCCCGTTTTTTCGGCATTTATTTCAACGATCCCGCCTGCACGCCCGAGCAGGAGCTGCGCGCACAAGCCGCCATTTTCCTCAACACCGCGCAACACAGCTTCGATCCGCCCATCCAAAGCGGCACCATTGCCGGAGGACGCTACGCCGTTTACCCTTATCAAGGGCCATACAGTAACCTCGAACAAGCCTACACATGGTTTTACAGCGAACTTTTAAATACCCCTTACCAAGTTCGTGACGCCCCGTGTTTTGAGGAATACCTCAACGACTGGCAAAAAGTTGCACCGCACGAATTGCGCACCAATATCTATCTGCCGCTTGCAGATTAA
- a CDS encoding M3 family metallopeptidase, whose amino-acid sequence MQNNVLLNLADEPRFSDIQIENIKPAMQSAMEEARRAIFEVKAQSETTWANTVERLTDITERVGRIWGVIAHLNAVVDTPELRAEYNALMPEVTVFFTEIGQDIELYERFKTIRASAEFDKLDPPQKTKLEHDLRDFVLSGAELPPEQQARFAELQTEGAQLAAQFSQNVLDATDAFAIYLENDDRLSGIPDDAKAMFAAAAQAEGKEGYKIGLQMPHYLAVMQYADDRQLRADVYRAYTTRASEFGKAEWDNTANITRRLEIALEEAKLLGYSNFAELSLVTKMAESPKQVLDFIRDLARRAKPFAEKDLAEVQAFAREQLGINDPQAWDLTYASEKLRQAKYAFSETEVKKYFPAGKVLAGLFAQIQKLYGVNLIEKTVPTWHKDVRYFELEKGGGIIGGVYLDLYAREGKRGGAWMNDYRGRRRFIAPEKAGRVQTPVAYLVCNFTPPVGGKEARLSHDEIITLFHETGHGLHHLLTRVDELGVSGINGVEWDAVELPSQFMENFVWEYDVLVQMSEHEETRQPLPRELFDKMVAAKNFQRGMFMVRQMEFGLFDMLIYSENDPAKLGDWAKTLDEVRKEVAVVHPPEFNRFANSFSHIFAGGYSAGYYSYAWAEVLSADAYAAFEESDDIKATGARFWNEILAMGGSRSAMESFKAFRGREPEIDALLRHSGFDEAA is encoded by the coding sequence ATGCAAAACAATGTATTACTGAATCTGGCCGACGAGCCGCGCTTTAGCGATATCCAAATCGAAAACATCAAGCCTGCCATGCAGAGCGCAATGGAAGAAGCCCGCCGCGCAATCTTCGAAGTCAAAGCCCAAAGCGAAACCACTTGGGCCAACACCGTAGAACGCCTCACCGACATCACCGAACGCGTCGGCAGAATCTGGGGGGTAATCGCCCACCTCAACGCCGTGGTCGACACGCCCGAATTGCGCGCCGAATACAATGCGCTGATGCCCGAAGTTACCGTGTTTTTCACCGAAATCGGCCAAGATATCGAACTTTACGAGCGTTTCAAAACCATCCGTGCATCGGCCGAATTTGACAAACTCGACCCCCCCCAAAAAACCAAATTGGAGCACGACTTGCGCGATTTCGTGTTGAGCGGCGCCGAATTACCGCCCGAGCAGCAGGCACGCTTTGCCGAGCTGCAAACCGAAGGCGCGCAGCTGGCCGCCCAATTCAGCCAAAACGTTTTGGATGCGACCGATGCGTTTGCCATCTATCTGGAAAACGACGATCGCTTAAGCGGCATTCCCGATGATGCCAAAGCCATGTTTGCCGCCGCCGCACAAGCCGAAGGCAAAGAAGGCTACAAAATCGGCCTGCAAATGCCGCATTATCTCGCCGTCATGCAATACGCCGACGACCGCCAACTGCGCGCCGACGTTTACCGCGCCTACACCACCCGCGCCAGCGAATTCGGCAAAGCCGAATGGGACAACACCGCCAATATCACCCGCCGCCTGGAAATCGCGCTCGAAGAAGCCAAGCTTTTGGGTTACAGCAATTTCGCCGAATTGTCGCTGGTTACCAAAATGGCCGAATCTCCCAAACAAGTACTTGATTTCATCAGGGATTTGGCCCGCCGCGCCAAGCCTTTCGCCGAAAAAGACTTGGCAGAAGTGCAAGCTTTTGCACGCGAGCAATTGGGCATCAACGACCCGCAAGCTTGGGATTTAACCTACGCCAGCGAAAAACTGCGCCAAGCCAAATACGCGTTTTCCGAAACCGAAGTGAAAAAATACTTCCCTGCCGGCAAAGTGCTGGCCGGCCTGTTTGCCCAAATCCAAAAACTTTACGGCGTAAACCTGATTGAAAAAACCGTGCCCACTTGGCATAAAGACGTGCGCTATTTCGAGCTGGAAAAAGGCGGCGGCATCATCGGCGGCGTGTATCTCGACCTGTATGCCCGGGAAGGCAAGCGCGGCGGCGCCTGGATGAACGATTACCGCGGACGCCGCCGCTTTATCGCGCCCGAAAAAGCCGGCCGGGTGCAAACACCGGTTGCTTATTTGGTGTGTAACTTTACCCCGCCCGTAGGCGGCAAAGAAGCCCGCCTGTCGCACGATGAAATCATCACCTTGTTCCACGAAACCGGCCACGGCCTGCACCACTTGCTGACGCGCGTGGATGAACTGGGCGTGTCGGGCATCAACGGCGTGGAATGGGATGCCGTAGAGCTGCCCAGCCAATTTATGGAAAATTTCGTGTGGGAATACGATGTGTTGGTGCAAATGTCGGAACACGAAGAAACCCGCCAGCCGCTGCCGCGCGAGCTGTTCGACAAAATGGTGGCCGCCAAAAACTTCCAACGCGGCATGTTTATGGTGCGCCAAATGGAATTCGGCCTGTTCGACATGCTGATTTACAGCGAAAACGACCCTGCCAAACTGGGCGACTGGGCGAAAACGCTGGACGAAGTGCGCAAAGAAGTGGCCGTGGTGCATCCGCCCGAATTCAACCGCTTTGCCAACAGCTTCAGCCACATTTTCGCAGGCGGCTACTCTGCAGGCTATTACAGCTACGCTTGGGCCGAAGTGCTCAGCGCCGATGCCTACGCCGCTTTTGAAGAAAGCGACGACATCAAAGCCACCGGCGCCAGATTCTGGAACGAAATCCTCGCCATGGGCGGCAGCCGCAGCGCAATGGAATCGTTCAAAGCCTTCCGCGGCCGCGAGCCGGAAATCGACGCGCTCCTGCGCCATAGCGGTTTTGACGAAGCCGCATAA